The proteins below are encoded in one region of Periplaneta americana isolate PAMFEO1 chromosome 11, P.americana_PAMFEO1_priV1, whole genome shotgun sequence:
- the LOC138708720 gene encoding glucose dehydrogenase [FAD, quinone]-like isoform X1: MSLQEFLSASQQVLRDSSTNATAATLIFGLVTSMLTTQPAHENLAERINGAEFDFIIVGGGSAGCVVANRLSEIKSWKILLIEAGLEESVMSRIPAYKSFSQTLNSSIIFPYMTEAEPATCAGSPCFWPTGKVLGGSSTINTLLYARGFKKDYDKWHDMGNYGWDWITVLQYFKKSENNLDPKYAKYIKYHSTGGYQSVQMFPYQDMNVYTVLDAYKELGYSNTDYNGPHPTGVFLVQGTVKDGFRMSTNDAFLTPVRNRKNLVVATGIRATKIIINDETKTAIGVEYAVENDREYKGSVYASKDVVISAGAIESPHLLMLSGIGPQETLQKLGIPVIKDSKVGYNLINHPTSVGVTLNLTDSSTFPASKAEWLAHIDQFVRYHKGPLSSIGLSQLSGYIPSSKATVDYPDLKYGFSFSDASTGAAFLPSSYYNRITIGPYLVRPQSRGYLTINSRNPFDQPLIFPRMLSNPDDRKRLIDGHLFAFKLASAQVFRDKNIFIDTTKERGCENEEFGTEEYFGCVLDHYVGTAHHLAGTCKMGPYKDPDAVVDPELKVHGISNLRVVDVSIVPESPSSNTNAPAIMIAEKASDMIKDAYWRM, from the exons ATGTCGCTGCAAGAGTTCCTCTCAGCGAGCCAGCAAGTGCTGCGCGACTCCAGCACCAACGCCACTGCAGCGACGCTCATCTTCGGTCTCGTGACGTCGATGCTGACCACGCAGCCCGCCCACGAGAACCTCGCAGAAAGGATCAACGGCGCGGAGTTCGACTTCATCATCGTTGGAGGAGGATCGGCTGGCTGCGTCGTGGCCAACAG gcTCTCGGAAATCAAGAGCTGGAAGATTCTGCTCATAGAGGCGGGACTTGAAGAGAGCGTCATGTCTCGTATCCCGGCCTACAAATCTTTTTCGCAGACGTTAAACTCTTCGATCATCTTCCCATATATGACTGAGGCCGAGCCGGCAACTTGCGCGGGAAGCCCTTGTTTCTGGCCAACAGGTAAAGTTCTGGGAGGCTCTAGTACGATAAACACACTCCTTTACGCAAGAGGATTCAAGAAAGATTACGACAAATGGCACGATATGGGAAACTATGGCTGGGACTGGATCACGGTACTACAATACTTCAAGAAGTCGGAAAACAATCTGGATCCAAAATACGCAAAGTATATCAAGTACCACTCCACAGGTGGTTACCAGAGCGTTCAGATGTTTCCTTACCAAGACATGAATGTTTACACAGTCCTCGATGCTTATAAGGAGTTAGGTTACAGTAATACAGACTATAATGGTCCCCATCCTACGGGGGTCTTTCTGGTACAAGGCACAGTCAAAGATGGGTTTCGAATGAGCACCAACGACGCCTTCCTGACGCCGGTGAGGAATAGGAAAAATCTAGTAGTCGCTACAGGGATCAGAGCTACTAAAATCATAATCAACGATGAGACGAAGACAGCAATAGGAGTGGAGTATGCAGTTGAGAACGACCGCGAATACAAAGGCAGTGTCTACGCCAGCAAGGACGTCGTCATCAGTGCCGGTGCCATCGAGTCCCCACATCTTCTAATGCTCTCTGGAATTGGCCCTCAGGAAACTCTACAAAAGCTGGGAATACCCGTCATCAAAGACTCAAAAGTAGGTTACAACCTTATTAATCACCCGACTTCTGTCGGCGTTACTTTGAACCTTACAGACAGTTCAACCTTTCCTGCATCGAAGGCAGAATGGCTGGCTCATATTGACCAGTTCGTGAGGTACCATAAAGGGCCTCTGTCCTCGATAGGACTGTCTCAGTTGTCGGGCTATATTCCATCTTCCAAAGCAACGGTTGACTACCCTGACCTCAAGTATGGTTTCTCGTTCAGCGACGCCAGTACCGGTGCTGCTTTCCTCCCATCGAGCTACTACAATAGGATTACCATTGGTCCATATCTAGTACGACCACAAAGTAGAGGTTACCTGACTATAAACAGCAGGAATCCCTTCGATCAACCGTTGATTTTCCCACGTATGTTATCGAATCCAGATGATAGGAAACGTCTTATAGACGGACATCTGTTTGCTTTTAAACTTGCAAGCGCGCAGGTGTTTCGTGACaagaatatatttatagatacaACAAAAGAGAGAGGGTGTGAGAATGAGGAGTTTGGAACTGAGGAATATTTCGGCTGCGTGCTTGACCACTACGTGGGGACAGCGCACCACTTGGCTGGCACCTGCAAGATGGGACCCTACAAAGACCCCGACGCGGTCGTGGACCCCGAACTGAAGGTGCATGGCATCAGTAACTTGAGAGTCGTTGACGTCTCCATCGTGCCTGAATCGCCGAGCTCGAACACTAATGCTCCCGCGATAATGATCGCAGAGAAGGCTTCTGATATGATAAAGGATGCGTATTGGAGAATGTGA
- the LOC138708720 gene encoding glucose dehydrogenase [FAD, quinone]-like isoform X2 encodes MSRIPAYKSFSQTLNSSIIFPYMTEAEPATCAGSPCFWPTGKVLGGSSTINTLLYARGFKKDYDKWHDMGNYGWDWITVLQYFKKSENNLDPKYAKYIKYHSTGGYQSVQMFPYQDMNVYTVLDAYKELGYSNTDYNGPHPTGVFLVQGTVKDGFRMSTNDAFLTPVRNRKNLVVATGIRATKIIINDETKTAIGVEYAVENDREYKGSVYASKDVVISAGAIESPHLLMLSGIGPQETLQKLGIPVIKDSKVGYNLINHPTSVGVTLNLTDSSTFPASKAEWLAHIDQFVRYHKGPLSSIGLSQLSGYIPSSKATVDYPDLKYGFSFSDASTGAAFLPSSYYNRITIGPYLVRPQSRGYLTINSRNPFDQPLIFPRMLSNPDDRKRLIDGHLFAFKLASAQVFRDKNIFIDTTKERGCENEEFGTEEYFGCVLDHYVGTAHHLAGTCKMGPYKDPDAVVDPELKVHGISNLRVVDVSIVPESPSSNTNAPAIMIAEKASDMIKDAYWRM; translated from the coding sequence ATGTCTCGTATCCCGGCCTACAAATCTTTTTCGCAGACGTTAAACTCTTCGATCATCTTCCCATATATGACTGAGGCCGAGCCGGCAACTTGCGCGGGAAGCCCTTGTTTCTGGCCAACAGGTAAAGTTCTGGGAGGCTCTAGTACGATAAACACACTCCTTTACGCAAGAGGATTCAAGAAAGATTACGACAAATGGCACGATATGGGAAACTATGGCTGGGACTGGATCACGGTACTACAATACTTCAAGAAGTCGGAAAACAATCTGGATCCAAAATACGCAAAGTATATCAAGTACCACTCCACAGGTGGTTACCAGAGCGTTCAGATGTTTCCTTACCAAGACATGAATGTTTACACAGTCCTCGATGCTTATAAGGAGTTAGGTTACAGTAATACAGACTATAATGGTCCCCATCCTACGGGGGTCTTTCTGGTACAAGGCACAGTCAAAGATGGGTTTCGAATGAGCACCAACGACGCCTTCCTGACGCCGGTGAGGAATAGGAAAAATCTAGTAGTCGCTACAGGGATCAGAGCTACTAAAATCATAATCAACGATGAGACGAAGACAGCAATAGGAGTGGAGTATGCAGTTGAGAACGACCGCGAATACAAAGGCAGTGTCTACGCCAGCAAGGACGTCGTCATCAGTGCCGGTGCCATCGAGTCCCCACATCTTCTAATGCTCTCTGGAATTGGCCCTCAGGAAACTCTACAAAAGCTGGGAATACCCGTCATCAAAGACTCAAAAGTAGGTTACAACCTTATTAATCACCCGACTTCTGTCGGCGTTACTTTGAACCTTACAGACAGTTCAACCTTTCCTGCATCGAAGGCAGAATGGCTGGCTCATATTGACCAGTTCGTGAGGTACCATAAAGGGCCTCTGTCCTCGATAGGACTGTCTCAGTTGTCGGGCTATATTCCATCTTCCAAAGCAACGGTTGACTACCCTGACCTCAAGTATGGTTTCTCGTTCAGCGACGCCAGTACCGGTGCTGCTTTCCTCCCATCGAGCTACTACAATAGGATTACCATTGGTCCATATCTAGTACGACCACAAAGTAGAGGTTACCTGACTATAAACAGCAGGAATCCCTTCGATCAACCGTTGATTTTCCCACGTATGTTATCGAATCCAGATGATAGGAAACGTCTTATAGACGGACATCTGTTTGCTTTTAAACTTGCAAGCGCGCAGGTGTTTCGTGACaagaatatatttatagatacaACAAAAGAGAGAGGGTGTGAGAATGAGGAGTTTGGAACTGAGGAATATTTCGGCTGCGTGCTTGACCACTACGTGGGGACAGCGCACCACTTGGCTGGCACCTGCAAGATGGGACCCTACAAAGACCCCGACGCGGTCGTGGACCCCGAACTGAAGGTGCATGGCATCAGTAACTTGAGAGTCGTTGACGTCTCCATCGTGCCTGAATCGCCGAGCTCGAACACTAATGCTCCCGCGATAATGATCGCAGAGAAGGCTTCTGATATGATAAAGGATGCGTATTGGAGAATGTGA